A part of Candidatus Babeliaceae bacterium genomic DNA contains:
- a CDS encoding NUDIX domain-containing protein: MKQEISAGAVVYYVQPETHVIEYLILHYNAGHWDFPKGKIEANETPRQAAVREVKEETGLQVVLDDVFEQSLTYLFKDKEGVTINKTVTLYLAKVDTEVVTLSSEHIYYKWLIFEDALKLLSFQNARQIIQMADRYIHANKSSEHHS, from the coding sequence ATGAAGCAAGAAATATCAGCAGGCGCGGTTGTCTATTACGTTCAACCAGAAACTCATGTGATTGAGTATCTTATCTTGCATTATAATGCAGGCCATTGGGATTTTCCTAAGGGAAAAATTGAAGCGAATGAAACGCCACGGCAGGCTGCAGTACGAGAAGTGAAAGAAGAAACGGGCTTACAGGTTGTTCTTGATGACGTTTTTGAACAGTCGCTTACCTACTTATTTAAAGATAAAGAGGGCGTGACCATTAATAAAACGGTTACCTTGTATCTTGCAAAAGTTGATACAGAAGTGGTCACGTTGTCATCAGAGCATATTTATTATAAGTGGTTAATTTTTGAAGATGCATTAAAACTATTATCGTTTCAAAATGCTCGTCAAATCATACAGATGGCCGATCGCTATATTCATGCCAACAAATCATCAGAACATCATTCTTGA
- a CDS encoding hemolysin family protein — MEPLGDSFLINSILFCIALGFCALFSFLETSITALRLFKLKELALSSSRYQTIFQSLEKNPNRLLNTILIANNLADVTAATLGTIVMEQLFVNLPGGIGFSLAIFITTAALLIFGEVIPKNIAKAYGEKLFASTLWITNIIFYALHPFVTVLMNLADYVVYKISGEKPLAGEFITSEKEIQFLIDYINEKGLMEPDKTSMLKSIFKLGTTPVKEIMVPETSMISIRADASMAEARNYFNKYQFSRFPIYEGSLNNVIGMLHLKDVFTILSQGEGEERLVKDIVRPILFIPESIKVNQLLKEFKDQHMHIAIVINEYGGIIGLVTLEDVLEEIVGEIRDEYEAVTEKIIPLKQGSWVVDASIELDQLSELLSIPFESEDALTLGGFMTERLQHLPKKGERFTYKNFTFQVQQASEKRVFQVLIFSEGESL, encoded by the coding sequence ATGGAACCTCTTGGGGATAGTTTTTTAATAAACAGTATTCTTTTTTGTATCGCATTAGGATTTTGTGCGCTGTTTTCATTTTTGGAAACAAGCATAACAGCGCTTCGACTTTTTAAACTCAAAGAGCTTGCGCTCTCGAGTAGTCGCTATCAGACAATTTTTCAGTCGTTAGAAAAAAATCCTAATCGCTTACTTAATACAATACTCATTGCCAATAATCTTGCCGACGTTACAGCGGCAACACTTGGCACAATAGTAATGGAGCAACTTTTTGTTAATTTACCGGGAGGCATAGGTTTTTCTCTAGCAATTTTTATTACAACGGCGGCATTACTGATATTTGGAGAAGTCATTCCAAAAAATATTGCTAAAGCGTATGGGGAAAAACTTTTCGCTTCAACACTATGGATAACTAATATTATCTTTTATGCACTACATCCATTTGTCACCGTTCTTATGAATTTGGCTGACTATGTCGTGTATAAAATAAGCGGAGAAAAGCCATTGGCGGGTGAATTTATAACATCAGAAAAAGAGATTCAATTTTTGATCGATTATATTAATGAAAAAGGGCTTATGGAGCCTGATAAAACATCCATGCTTAAAAGTATTTTTAAGCTCGGAACAACACCGGTTAAAGAAATCATGGTACCAGAAACGTCCATGATTTCGATTCGTGCTGATGCATCTATGGCGGAAGCACGCAATTATTTTAACAAGTATCAATTTTCTCGCTTTCCCATTTACGAAGGCTCACTCAATAATGTTATTGGCATGTTGCACCTGAAAGATGTGTTTACAATTTTATCTCAGGGAGAAGGAGAAGAGCGCTTGGTTAAGGACATTGTTCGACCAATTCTTTTCATTCCTGAAAGCATCAAAGTCAATCAGCTTCTCAAAGAATTTAAAGATCAACATATGCACATTGCCATTGTAATCAATGAATATGGCGGCATAATTGGGCTTGTAACACTAGAAGATGTTCTCGAAGAAATCGTTGGAGAAATTCGCGATGAATATGAAGCAGTTACCGAAAAAATAATTCCACTCAAACAAGGTAGTTGGGTAGTTGATGCAAGCATTGAACTTGACCAATTAAGCGAACTGCTCAGTATTCCTTTTGAAAGTGAAGATGCACTCACACTGGGTGGATTTATGACGGAACGGCTCCAGCATTTACCTAAAAAGGGCGAACGATTTACGTATAAAAATTTTACTTTTCAAGTGCAACAGGCCAGCGAAAAGAGAGTGTTTCAAGTGCTTATTTTTTCAGAAGGAGAGAGTCTATGA